A single Gammaproteobacteria bacterium DNA region contains:
- a CDS encoding ParA family protein, translating to MATRISIINFKGGVGKTTLAFHLGTGLARYHDKKVLLVDMDHQSSLSILCLGAYDWEQ from the coding sequence ATGGCGACACGCATAAGCATTATTAATTTTAAAGGCGGTGTTGGCAAAACGACGCTCGCATTCCACCTAGGGACCGGACTAGCCAGATACCATGACAAGAAAGTATTACTTGTAGACATGGATCACCAAAGTAGCCTATCGATACTTTGCCTTGGCGCCTACGATTGGGAACAAG
- the ispF gene encoding 2-C-methyl-D-erythritol 2,4-cyclodiphosphate synthase: protein MRIGHGYDVHAFKAGDHVVLGGVRIAHDKAFKAHSDGDVLIHALCDALLGAAALGDIGRHFPDTDPNYAGANSRVLLAEVVKMLAEAGWQVGNVDGTVIAQAPKLAPHIDAMREHLAEDLGVGLDQVNVKATTTEHLGFAGREEGIAAHAVALITRG, encoded by the coding sequence ATTCGCATTGGCCATGGCTACGACGTCCACGCCTTCAAGGCAGGGGACCATGTCGTCCTGGGTGGTGTGCGCATTGCACACGACAAGGCCTTCAAGGCGCATTCGGACGGGGACGTGCTGATTCACGCCCTCTGCGACGCGTTGCTGGGGGCGGCGGCACTGGGGGATATCGGGCGGCATTTCCCGGATACGGACCCGAATTACGCGGGTGCCAACAGCCGGGTGTTGCTGGCCGAGGTGGTGAAAATGCTGGCCGAAGCCGGCTGGCAGGTGGGCAATGTGGATGGGACGGTGATTGCCCAGGCGCCGAAACTGGCGCCCCACATCGACGCCATGCGTGAGCACCTGGCGGAAGACCTGGGAGTGGGGCTGGATCAGGTGAACGTGAAGGCCACGACCACCGAGCACCTGGGATTCGCGGGGCGCGAAGAGGGCATCGCCGCCCACGCGGTGGCGCTGATTACGCGCGGCTGA